A genome region from Bordetella genomosp. 10 includes the following:
- the lpxD gene encoding UDP-3-O-(3-hydroxymyristoyl)glucosamine N-acyltransferase, giving the protein MPILLDPDHAPSLDDLLTATDTTGLEWRLSAAAGRTLPRIQGLGTLSSAGATEISFLANPRYQSQLPATQAGAVIVSPDVEEALAAAADAPGFVRVVCKNPYLLYARVAQWFERARRPAAAASVHPSAVVAADAAIGENVRIGPHCVVEAGAHIGDNTVLGPACVIGAGSRIGPDSLLHARVTLYAGVTVGARAILHSGCVLGADGFGFAPDPAQGGRGAWGKIPQFGGVSIGDDVEIGANTTIDRGALEDTVIGNGVKLDNQIMVAHNVRIGAFTAVAACVGIAGSTTIGERCTIGGASMLSGHLTLGDDVHISGGTPITSNISRPGRYTGVYPYAEHGEWQRNAAVIQQLGQIRRRLRDLEKK; this is encoded by the coding sequence ATGCCCATCCTGCTGGATCCCGACCATGCACCGTCGCTCGACGATCTGTTAACCGCCACCGACACCACGGGTCTCGAGTGGCGGCTCAGCGCCGCGGCCGGCAGGACACTTCCCCGCATCCAGGGCCTGGGCACCTTGTCCAGCGCGGGTGCGACGGAAATCAGTTTCCTCGCCAATCCCCGCTACCAGAGCCAGTTGCCCGCCACCCAGGCGGGGGCGGTCATCGTCTCTCCCGACGTGGAGGAGGCCCTGGCGGCGGCCGCGGACGCGCCCGGATTCGTCCGCGTCGTCTGCAAGAATCCCTATCTGCTGTATGCGCGCGTGGCGCAGTGGTTCGAGCGCGCGCGCCGGCCCGCGGCCGCGGCGTCCGTGCATCCCAGCGCCGTGGTAGCCGCCGATGCGGCGATCGGCGAGAACGTCCGCATCGGCCCGCACTGCGTGGTGGAAGCGGGCGCGCACATCGGCGATAACACCGTGCTTGGGCCCGCCTGCGTGATCGGCGCGGGTTCCAGGATAGGCCCGGATAGCTTGTTGCACGCGCGGGTTACGTTGTATGCGGGCGTAACCGTAGGCGCCCGCGCCATCCTGCATTCCGGCTGCGTGCTGGGGGCCGACGGTTTCGGCTTCGCGCCCGATCCGGCGCAGGGCGGCCGCGGCGCCTGGGGCAAGATTCCGCAGTTCGGCGGCGTCAGCATCGGCGACGACGTGGAAATCGGCGCGAATACGACCATCGACCGCGGCGCGCTGGAAGACACGGTCATCGGCAACGGCGTCAAGCTGGACAACCAGATCATGGTCGCGCACAACGTGCGCATCGGCGCCTTTACCGCGGTGGCCGCCTGCGTTGGCATCGCCGGCTCGACCACCATCGGGGAGCGCTGCACGATAGGCGGCGCCTCGATGCTCTCCGGGCACCTGACCTTGGGCGACGACGTCCATATTTCAGGCGGCACGCCGATTACGTCGAATATCTCCCGGCCCGGCCGCTACACTGGCGTATATCCCTATGCGGAACACGGGGAATGGCAACGCAATGCCGCCGTGATACAACAATTGGGACAAATACGTCGCCGCTTGCGCGACCTTGAAAAAAAATAG
- the fabZ gene encoding 3-hydroxyacyl-ACP dehydratase FabZ, translating into MELDIKGILDRLPHRYPMLLIDRVLDIQPGKSIVAIKNVSINEPFFTGHFPHHPVMPGVLILEAMAQAAALFSFADENALKKDDNSTVYYFVGIDGARFRRPVVPGDQLRIEVDAERLSRTICKYSGRALVDGQLVAEAKLMCAIRSLEV; encoded by the coding sequence ATGGAACTCGATATAAAGGGGATCCTGGACCGTTTGCCGCACCGCTATCCGATGCTTCTGATCGATCGCGTGCTCGACATCCAGCCTGGTAAATCCATCGTGGCGATCAAGAACGTTTCGATCAACGAACCGTTCTTCACGGGACACTTCCCCCATCATCCCGTCATGCCCGGCGTCCTGATCCTGGAAGCCATGGCGCAGGCCGCCGCGCTGTTTTCCTTCGCCGACGAAAACGCGCTGAAGAAAGACGACAACTCGACGGTTTATTATTTCGTGGGTATCGACGGCGCGCGTTTCCGCCGTCCGGTGGTGCCGGGCGACCAATTGCGCATCGAGGTCGATGCCGAACGCCTCAGCCGCACCATCTGTAAATATTCCGGCCGTGCGCTGGTCGATGGCCAACTGGTGGCCGAGGCCAAGCTCATGTGCGCCATCCGTAGCCTGGAAGTTTAA
- a CDS encoding glutamine amidotransferase, protein MNRSGLPVLILHTGDPNPSLTERFGGYADFMKAAAGLDDTDVHVVPVFLGERPREARHYRAALITGSPANVTDRDAWGEETADWLRQAARDGLPMFGICYGHQLLAHALGGRVDYNPAGREIGTRQLELVADDPLLEGLPRAFPVQTMHEQTVVELPPGARVLARSAMDGCQLLRLAPHIVSTQFHPEFGVDFMREHLRQYAERYARENIDAGAVAGELRATPESAGLLRRFLQLYATDAALAA, encoded by the coding sequence ATGAACCGCTCCGGCCTCCCCGTTCTCATTCTCCACACCGGCGATCCCAATCCCAGCCTCACGGAACGCTTCGGCGGCTATGCCGATTTCATGAAGGCGGCCGCCGGCCTGGACGACACCGACGTGCATGTCGTGCCGGTTTTCCTCGGCGAACGGCCGCGCGAGGCGCGGCATTACCGCGCCGCGCTGATCACCGGCTCGCCGGCCAACGTGACGGACCGCGATGCCTGGGGCGAGGAAACGGCCGACTGGCTGCGCCAGGCCGCCCGCGACGGCCTGCCCATGTTCGGCATCTGCTACGGGCACCAGTTGCTGGCCCATGCCCTCGGGGGACGGGTCGATTACAACCCCGCCGGCCGCGAGATCGGCACCCGCCAGCTCGAACTGGTGGCCGACGACCCGCTGCTGGAGGGCCTGCCGCGCGCCTTCCCGGTGCAGACCATGCACGAACAGACCGTGGTCGAACTGCCACCGGGCGCCCGGGTGCTGGCGCGCTCCGCCATGGACGGCTGCCAGTTGCTGCGCCTGGCGCCCCATATCGTGTCCACGCAATTCCATCCGGAATTCGGCGTGGACTTCATGCGCGAGCATTTGCGCCAGTATGCCGAACGCTATGCGCGGGAAAACATCGATGCCGGCGCGGTCGCCGGCGAGCTGCGGGCGACGCCGGAATCCGCCGGCCTGCTGCGCCGCTTCCTCCAGCTCTACGCTACCGACGCGGCCCTGGCGGCCTGA
- the ppsA gene encoding phosphoenolpyruvate synthase has protein sequence MSYVVSFEQLRMTDVDSVGGKNASLGEMISQLSGAGVRVPGGFATTAQAFRDFLKSSGLDKRIADRLSTLNPEDVRELATAGAEIRQWLVDAPFSPEFEQQIRDAFAKLDADGKGTFAVRSSATAEDLPDASFAGQQETFLNVVGIDDVLDKIRHVFASLYNDRAISYRVHKGYAHAEVALSAGIQRMVRSDKGSAGVMFTIDTESGFKDVVFITSSYGLGETVVQGAVNPDEFYVFKPTLEQGHYPIVSRRIGSKLIKMEFDPERPQGRAVRTVDVPVSERNRYSLTDEEVTELARYAVIIEKHYQRPMDIEWGRDGVDGKIYILQARPETVKSQQSNSDVQQRYRLKATGKVLVTGRAIGQKIGSGPVRIVADVSEMDKVQAGDVLVTDMTDPNWEPVMKRASAIVTNRGGRTCHAAIIARELGIPAVVGCATATDDLKEGQSVTVSCAEGDEGRIYDGLIETEVEEVRRGEMPPIDVKIMMNVGNPQLAFDFAQIPNEGVGLARLEFIINNNIGIHPKAVLDYPNVDGELKKAVESAARGYASPRAFFVEKLAEGIATIASAFWPKSVIVRLSDFKSNEYRKLVGGSRYEPEEENPMLGFRGASRYIAEEFDECFRMECEALKRVRDEMGLTNVEIMVPFVRTVSQAERVVGLLGKHGLKRGENGLRLIMMCEVPSNAILADAFLEHFDGFSIGSNDMTQLTLGLDRDSGMELLAADFDERDDAVKFMLRRAIKACLSANKYVGICGQGPSDHPDFAQWLKDEGILSMSLNPDTVVDTWQRLAK, from the coding sequence ATGTCGTATGTCGTTTCTTTCGAGCAGCTCCGCATGACGGACGTGGACTCGGTAGGAGGTAAGAACGCTTCTCTCGGCGAAATGATCAGCCAACTGTCCGGCGCGGGTGTCCGCGTTCCGGGCGGCTTTGCCACGACCGCGCAGGCCTTCCGCGACTTTCTCAAGTCGTCGGGCCTGGACAAGCGCATCGCCGATCGCCTCTCCACGCTGAACCCGGAAGACGTCCGCGAACTGGCCACGGCCGGCGCGGAAATCCGCCAATGGCTGGTCGACGCGCCGTTCTCGCCCGAGTTCGAGCAGCAGATCCGCGACGCCTTCGCCAAGCTGGACGCCGACGGCAAGGGCACCTTCGCCGTGCGTTCCTCGGCCACCGCCGAAGACCTGCCGGATGCCTCGTTCGCCGGCCAGCAGGAAACCTTCCTCAACGTCGTCGGCATCGACGACGTGCTCGACAAGATCCGCCACGTCTTCGCGTCGCTCTACAACGACCGCGCGATTTCCTATCGCGTGCACAAGGGCTATGCCCACGCCGAAGTCGCGCTGTCGGCCGGCATCCAGCGCATGGTGCGCTCGGACAAGGGCAGCGCCGGCGTGATGTTCACCATCGACACCGAATCCGGCTTCAAGGACGTGGTGTTCATCACCTCGTCCTACGGCCTGGGCGAAACCGTGGTGCAGGGCGCGGTCAACCCCGACGAGTTCTACGTCTTCAAGCCCACGCTGGAGCAGGGCCACTATCCCATCGTCAGCCGCCGCATCGGTTCCAAGCTCATCAAGATGGAGTTCGACCCCGAGCGTCCCCAGGGCCGCGCCGTGCGCACGGTCGACGTGCCGGTGTCGGAGCGCAACCGCTATTCGCTGACCGACGAGGAAGTGACCGAACTGGCGCGCTACGCCGTCATCATCGAGAAGCACTACCAGCGTCCGATGGACATCGAATGGGGCCGCGACGGCGTCGACGGCAAGATCTACATCCTGCAGGCGCGCCCGGAAACGGTGAAGTCGCAGCAGTCGAACTCCGACGTGCAGCAGCGCTATCGCCTGAAGGCCACCGGCAAGGTGCTGGTCACCGGCCGCGCCATCGGCCAGAAGATCGGCTCGGGCCCGGTGCGCATCGTGGCCGACGTGTCGGAAATGGACAAGGTGCAGGCCGGCGACGTGCTGGTCACGGACATGACCGATCCCAACTGGGAGCCGGTGATGAAGCGCGCCTCGGCCATCGTCACCAACCGCGGCGGCCGCACCTGCCACGCCGCCATCATCGCGCGTGAACTGGGCATCCCGGCCGTGGTCGGCTGCGCCACCGCCACCGACGACCTGAAGGAAGGCCAGTCGGTGACCGTGTCCTGCGCCGAAGGCGACGAAGGCCGCATCTACGACGGCCTGATCGAGACCGAGGTCGAGGAAGTGCGCCGCGGCGAGATGCCGCCGATCGACGTCAAGATCATGATGAACGTCGGCAATCCGCAACTGGCTTTCGACTTCGCCCAGATTCCCAACGAAGGCGTGGGCCTGGCGCGCCTGGAATTCATCATCAACAACAACATCGGCATCCACCCCAAGGCGGTGCTGGACTACCCGAACGTGGACGGCGAGCTGAAGAAGGCGGTCGAATCGGCCGCGCGCGGCTATGCCAGCCCGCGCGCCTTCTTCGTCGAGAAGCTGGCCGAGGGCATCGCGACCATCGCTTCGGCCTTCTGGCCCAAGTCGGTCATCGTGCGCCTGTCCGACTTCAAGTCCAACGAGTACCGCAAGCTGGTCGGCGGTTCGCGCTACGAGCCCGAGGAAGAGAACCCCATGCTGGGCTTCCGCGGCGCCTCGCGCTACATCGCCGAGGAGTTCGACGAGTGCTTCCGCATGGAATGCGAGGCGCTCAAGCGGGTGCGCGATGAAATGGGCCTGACCAACGTCGAGATCATGGTGCCCTTCGTCCGCACGGTCAGCCAGGCCGAGCGCGTGGTGGGCCTGCTGGGCAAGCACGGCCTGAAGCGCGGCGAAAACGGCCTGCGCCTGATCATGATGTGCGAAGTGCCGTCCAACGCCATCCTGGCCGACGCGTTCCTCGAGCACTTCGACGGCTTCTCGATCGGTTCGAACGACATGACCCAGTTGACCCTGGGCCTGGACCGCGACTCCGGCATGGAGCTGCTGGCGGCCGATTTCGACGAGCGCGACGACGCGGTGAAATTCATGCTGCGCCGGGCCATCAAGGCCTGCCTGTCCGCTAATAAGTACGTCGGCATCTGCGGCCAGGGCCCCAGCGACCACCCGGACTTCGCGCAGTGGCTGAAGGACGAAGGCATCCTGTCGATGTCGCTGAACCCGGACACCGTGGTCGACACCTGGCAGCGCCTGGCGAAGTAA
- the lpxA gene encoding acyl-ACP--UDP-N-acetylglucosamine O-acyltransferase: MSGNIHPTAIVDPAAEIDSSVVIGPYSVIGPKVRIGAGSEIGPHCVIDGVTTIGRENRFYRFCSIGGMPQDKKYNGEPTRLEIGDRNTVREFVTFNTGTVQDGGVTTIGSDNWVMAYVHVAHDCHIGSNTILANSVQLGGHVRVGDWAIIGGLVGVHQFSRIGAHSMTGGNSSLMQDTPPYVLAAGNPCRPVGVNVEGLKRRGFSPVVISALRDAYKAIYRRGLSLQEAAAELRERQAREPETREALQVMLDFIEVSNRGIIRP, encoded by the coding sequence ATGTCCGGAAATATCCATCCCACCGCCATCGTCGACCCGGCGGCCGAAATCGACAGTTCCGTCGTGATCGGCCCGTATAGCGTGATCGGACCCAAGGTGCGCATTGGCGCGGGATCGGAGATCGGTCCGCACTGCGTCATCGACGGCGTCACCACGATCGGGCGCGAGAACCGTTTCTACCGGTTCTGCTCGATCGGCGGGATGCCGCAGGACAAGAAGTACAACGGCGAGCCGACCCGCCTGGAAATCGGCGACCGCAACACCGTCCGCGAATTCGTGACCTTCAATACCGGCACGGTGCAGGACGGCGGCGTCACCACCATAGGCAGCGACAACTGGGTCATGGCCTATGTGCACGTGGCGCACGACTGCCATATCGGCAGCAACACCATCCTGGCCAATTCGGTGCAACTGGGCGGCCACGTGCGCGTGGGCGACTGGGCGATCATCGGGGGCCTGGTCGGCGTGCACCAATTCAGCCGCATCGGCGCGCACAGCATGACCGGCGGCAACAGCTCGCTGATGCAGGACACGCCTCCCTACGTGCTGGCCGCGGGCAATCCCTGCCGGCCGGTGGGCGTGAACGTCGAGGGCCTGAAGCGGCGCGGCTTCAGCCCGGTCGTCATCTCGGCGCTGCGCGATGCCTACAAGGCCATCTACCGCCGCGGCCTGTCCTTGCAGGAAGCCGCCGCGGAGCTGCGCGAACGCCAGGCGCGCGAGCCGGAAACGCGCGAGGCGCTGCAAGTCATGCTGGACTTCATCGAGGTCAGCAACCGCGGCATCATCCGGCCGTGA
- the ppsR gene encoding posphoenolpyruvate synthetase regulatory kinase/phosphorylase PpsR: MAISPTERTVYIVSDSTGITAETFSHSVLAQFEEVNFRQIRLPFVDTLQKAEEAALRIDRNAAETGMQPIVFSTLVHPEMMARVRQANGIFLDLFGTFVSHIEQALGLKSSHSIGRSHMAANSEKYRNRIDAINFSLSHDDGQFVTNLAEADVILVGVSRCGKTPTSLYLAMQYAVKAANFPLIPDDFERGALPSTLAPYRDKLFGLTIQPDRLAEVRNERRPNSKYASLEQCRYEVTEAERMMRREGIEWLSTTTKSIEEISTTVLQEVGLDRAL; encoded by the coding sequence ATGGCCATCTCCCCCACTGAACGCACCGTTTACATCGTCTCGGACAGCACCGGCATCACCGCCGAGACCTTCAGCCACTCGGTCCTGGCGCAATTCGAGGAAGTCAATTTCCGCCAGATCCGCCTGCCTTTCGTCGACACGTTGCAGAAGGCCGAGGAAGCCGCCCTGCGCATCGACCGCAACGCCGCCGAGACGGGCATGCAGCCCATCGTCTTCAGCACGCTGGTGCATCCGGAAATGATGGCGCGGGTGCGCCAGGCCAACGGTATCTTTCTGGATCTGTTTGGCACGTTTGTAAGCCATATCGAGCAGGCCCTGGGACTGAAATCCAGCCACTCGATCGGCCGCTCGCACATGGCGGCCAACAGCGAGAAATACCGCAATCGGATCGACGCCATCAATTTCAGCCTGTCGCACGACGACGGGCAGTTCGTCACCAACCTGGCCGAGGCCGACGTCATCCTGGTGGGGGTGTCCCGCTGCGGCAAGACGCCGACCAGCCTGTACCTGGCCATGCAGTACGCGGTCAAGGCGGCCAACTTCCCGCTGATTCCGGACGATTTCGAGCGCGGCGCCCTGCCCTCCACCCTGGCTCCCTACCGCGACAAGCTGTTCGGCCTGACCATCCAGCCCGATCGCCTGGCCGAGGTGCGCAACGAACGCCGGCCCAACAGCAAGTACGCCTCGCTGGAGCAGTGCCGCTACGAGGTGACCGAGGCCGAGCGCATGATGCGGCGCGAAGGCATCGAATGGCTGTCGACCACGACCAAGTCCATCGAGGAAATTTCCACGACGGTATTGCAGGAAGTGGGGCTGGACCGGGCGCTCTGA
- the rnhB gene encoding ribonuclease HII, whose protein sequence is MDQSDLFGMDGLADVIVAGVDEAGRGPLAGAVYAAAVILDPARPIDGLADSKVLTAERRDELAVLIRENALAWFIAKSSVREIDKLNILRATMLAMQRAVAGLPVKPGLALVDGNQAPKLKCGVKTIIKGDALVPAISAASILAKTARDADLVRLHGKYPHYGFDQHKGYGTAMHLERLREHGPCPEHRQSFAPVKAWVAGTVETLVVETTLTTITTVTTMPLVAD, encoded by the coding sequence GTGGATCAGTCTGACCTCTTCGGCATGGATGGGCTGGCCGACGTCATCGTGGCCGGCGTGGACGAGGCTGGCCGCGGGCCGCTGGCCGGCGCCGTCTATGCCGCCGCCGTCATCCTGGACCCGGCCCGGCCGATAGACGGCCTGGCCGATTCCAAGGTGCTGACCGCGGAACGGCGCGACGAACTGGCCGTGCTCATCCGTGAAAATGCCCTGGCCTGGTTCATCGCCAAGTCCAGCGTCAGGGAAATCGACAAGCTCAACATCCTGCGCGCCACCATGCTGGCGATGCAGCGCGCCGTCGCGGGCCTGCCCGTCAAGCCGGGGCTGGCCCTGGTCGACGGCAACCAGGCGCCCAAGCTGAAGTGCGGCGTCAAGACCATCATCAAGGGCGACGCCCTGGTGCCGGCCATCTCCGCCGCCTCCATCCTGGCCAAGACGGCGCGCGACGCCGACCTGGTGCGCCTGCACGGCAAGTACCCGCACTACGGCTTCGACCAGCACAAGGGCTATGGCACCGCCATGCACCTGGAGCGCCTGCGCGAGCACGGGCCTTGTCCCGAACACCGGCAGAGCTTCGCGCCGGTCAAGGCGTGGGTGGCCGGCACGGTGGAGACCCTGGTCGTCGAGACCACGCTGACCACCATAACCACGGTGACCACGATGCCGCTGGTGGCGGACTGA
- a CDS encoding NfeD family protein translates to MWIWFGLAVLALIGEIASGTFYLLLVAVGLAAGGLAAAGGVSLEAQLLACSIVALAGLFLLRRTGVLKKREVDAARNADVNLDIGQVVRVDAWDADGMARVQYRGASWQVELAPGNTPQGGEFVITAVRGSSLIVAPRATPARS, encoded by the coding sequence ATGTGGATCTGGTTCGGATTGGCTGTCCTCGCGTTGATCGGGGAAATCGCCAGCGGGACCTTCTATCTGTTGCTGGTCGCCGTCGGCCTGGCGGCCGGCGGGCTGGCCGCGGCCGGCGGCGTCAGCCTCGAAGCGCAACTGCTGGCTTGCAGCATCGTCGCGCTGGCGGGCCTGTTCCTCTTGCGGCGCACCGGCGTCCTGAAAAAGCGCGAGGTCGACGCCGCGCGCAACGCGGACGTCAACCTGGACATCGGCCAGGTGGTGCGCGTCGATGCCTGGGACGCGGACGGCATGGCCCGGGTGCAATACCGCGGCGCCAGTTGGCAGGTGGAACTGGCGCCCGGCAATACCCCCCAAGGCGGTGAATTCGTCATCACGGCGGTCCGCGGCAGCAGCCTCATCGTCGCGCCCCGCGCCACGCCGGCCCGGTCCTGA
- the lpxB gene encoding lipid-A-disaccharide synthase produces MVAGEPSGDLLAGRIIQGLQQHEPGVVCQGIGGPRMLAQGFESWHPMHALTVFGYIDALKRIPSLLSIYGDTKRRLLAAPPSVFVGIDAPDFNLKLELQLRQAGVPTVHFVGPSIWAWRYERIHKIREAVSHMLVLFPFEEEIYRKEGIPVTYVGHPLAGAIPMQPDRAAARARLGLEQGARILAMLPGSRSSEIKVLAPRFLQAVRLLQQRDPALQCVVPMVNAQRRAEFEGFLRQYPVANLRIVTADDVAPAARGDGEAAGNEGNPEGRGGPAPVAWSVMEAADAVLVASGTATLEAALFKRPMVISYYLPTWMRRIMAWKSKQQRPYLPWVGLPNVLLRDFAVPELLQDDATPEKLAEATWTALTDDANAARVQARFTALHQDLLRDTPALAARAIIEVSSRGSV; encoded by the coding sequence ATGGTCGCCGGCGAGCCTTCGGGCGACCTGCTGGCCGGCCGCATCATCCAGGGCCTGCAACAGCACGAACCCGGCGTCGTCTGCCAGGGCATAGGCGGGCCGCGGATGCTGGCCCAGGGTTTCGAATCCTGGCATCCCATGCACGCGCTGACCGTGTTCGGCTACATCGACGCGCTCAAGCGGATTCCCAGCCTGCTGTCCATCTACGGCGATACCAAGCGGCGCCTGCTGGCGGCGCCGCCCTCGGTGTTCGTCGGCATCGACGCGCCGGATTTCAATCTGAAGCTGGAGCTGCAATTGCGGCAGGCGGGCGTGCCGACGGTGCATTTCGTCGGGCCGTCCATCTGGGCCTGGCGCTACGAGCGCATCCACAAGATACGCGAGGCGGTCTCCCACATGCTGGTGCTCTTTCCCTTCGAGGAAGAGATCTACCGGAAGGAAGGTATTCCGGTGACCTACGTCGGCCATCCGCTGGCCGGCGCCATTCCCATGCAGCCGGACCGCGCCGCGGCGCGCGCCCGCCTGGGACTGGAGCAGGGCGCCCGCATCCTGGCCATGCTGCCCGGCAGCCGCTCCTCCGAAATCAAGGTGCTGGCGCCGCGCTTCCTGCAGGCCGTGCGCCTGCTGCAACAGCGCGACCCGGCCCTGCAGTGCGTGGTGCCCATGGTCAACGCGCAGCGCCGCGCGGAGTTCGAGGGCTTCCTGCGCCAGTATCCCGTGGCCAACCTGCGCATCGTCACGGCGGACGACGTGGCGCCGGCCGCGCGCGGGGACGGCGAGGCCGCGGGCAATGAAGGCAACCCTGAAGGCAGGGGCGGCCCCGCGCCCGTGGCCTGGTCCGTGATGGAAGCGGCCGACGCGGTGCTGGTGGCCAGCGGAACGGCCACCCTGGAGGCGGCGCTGTTCAAGCGGCCCATGGTGATTTCCTACTACCTGCCGACGTGGATGCGCCGTATCATGGCGTGGAAGTCGAAACAGCAGCGTCCCTATCTGCCGTGGGTGGGCCTGCCCAACGTGCTGCTGCGCGACTTCGCCGTACCGGAACTGTTGCAGGACGACGCCACGCCCGAAAAGCTGGCGGAGGCCACGTGGACGGCGCTGACCGACGACGCCAATGCGGCGCGCGTGCAGGCGCGGTTCACGGCGCTGCACCAGGACCTGCTGCGCGACACGCCGGCGCTGGCGGCGCGGGCGATTATCGAGGTGTCCTCCCGTGGATCAGTCTGA
- a CDS encoding methylated-DNA--[protein]-cysteine S-methyltransferase — protein sequence MNDNAMSAPRHAALVEQACRAMEAGETPDLAALAEQAGLSRFHFHRVFKSMTGITPKAYATALRAARTRRELDQGASITQALYDGGFNSSGRFYENTAAMLGMTPTQRRRGGAGLEIRFAVAQCALGALLVAATAKGICEIALGDDAPALVRDLQDRYPQATLEGADDEFKHWVAAVVGFVENPAQGLDLPMDVRGTAFQQRVWQALRAIPPGTTVTYTEVARRIGAPSSVRAVARACATNPLALVIPCHRVVRQDGAMAGYRWGVARKLELITREAAARK from the coding sequence ATGAATGACAATGCCATGTCCGCCCCCCGCCATGCCGCCCTGGTCGAACAGGCCTGCCGCGCCATGGAGGCCGGCGAGACGCCGGACCTGGCGGCCCTGGCCGAGCAGGCCGGGCTGAGCCGCTTCCACTTCCATCGCGTCTTCAAGTCCATGACCGGGATCACCCCCAAGGCCTATGCCACCGCCTTGCGCGCCGCGCGCACCCGGCGCGAACTGGACCAGGGGGCCAGCATCACCCAGGCCCTGTACGACGGCGGTTTCAATTCCAGCGGCCGCTTCTACGAAAACACCGCCGCCATGCTGGGCATGACGCCCACGCAACGGCGCCGCGGCGGCGCCGGCCTGGAGATCCGCTTCGCGGTCGCCCAATGCGCGCTGGGCGCGCTGCTGGTGGCGGCCACGGCCAAGGGCATCTGCGAAATCGCGCTGGGAGACGACGCCCCGGCGCTGGTGCGGGACCTGCAGGACCGCTATCCGCAAGCGACGCTGGAAGGCGCGGACGACGAATTCAAGCATTGGGTGGCCGCCGTGGTCGGTTTCGTCGAGAACCCGGCGCAAGGGCTGGACCTGCCGATGGACGTGCGCGGCACGGCCTTCCAGCAGCGGGTGTGGCAGGCCCTGCGCGCCATTCCGCCCGGCACCACCGTCACCTATACCGAAGTGGCGCGGCGCATCGGCGCGCCCTCTTCCGTGCGCGCGGTGGCGCGCGCCTGCGCCACCAATCCCCTGGCGCTGGTCATCCCCTGCCACCGCGTGGTCCGGCAGGACGGCGCGATGGCGGGCTACCGCTGGGGCGTCGCGCGCAAGCTGGAGCTGATTACGCGCGAGGCCGCGGCACGGAAGTGA
- a CDS encoding TrmH family RNA methyltransferase, whose translation MKHIASRDNPLVKDLHRIAAAAGRRDAPALLDGVHLCQAWLQHQGPPLRALFDASRLDKPALADLAAQLPAECCVSLEPRLLHGLASVESDQGVLFVVEPPRPALPARVAQGCVLLDRVQDPGNVGTLLRTSAAAGIRRVMLSEGCAAAWSPKVLRSAQGAHFALQVHEKVDLAALAGRLDVPLAATALERSQSLYDADLPAACAWVFGHEGQGVAPELLAAASLRLRIPHDSAAVESLNVAAAAAICLFEQRRRHPPPG comes from the coding sequence ATGAAGCACATCGCCTCGCGCGACAATCCGCTGGTCAAGGACCTGCACCGCATCGCGGCCGCCGCGGGGCGACGCGACGCGCCGGCCTTGCTGGACGGCGTGCACCTGTGCCAGGCCTGGCTGCAACACCAGGGCCCGCCGCTGCGCGCGCTCTTCGATGCCTCGCGCCTGGACAAGCCCGCGCTGGCGGATCTGGCCGCGCAATTGCCCGCCGAATGTTGCGTGTCCCTGGAGCCGCGGCTGCTGCACGGCCTGGCCAGCGTGGAGAGCGACCAGGGCGTGCTGTTCGTGGTCGAGCCGCCGCGGCCGGCGCTGCCGGCGCGCGTGGCGCAGGGATGCGTGCTGCTGGACCGCGTGCAGGATCCCGGCAACGTGGGCACGCTGCTGCGGACCAGCGCCGCGGCGGGCATCCGCCGCGTCATGCTGTCCGAAGGCTGCGCGGCGGCCTGGTCGCCCAAGGTGCTGCGCAGCGCGCAGGGGGCCCATTTCGCCTTGCAGGTCCATGAAAAGGTGGATCTGGCGGCGCTGGCGGGCCGCCTGGACGTGCCGCTGGCCGCCACCGCGCTGGAACGCTCGCAATCGCTCTACGACGCGGATCTGCCGGCCGCCTGCGCCTGGGTCTTCGGCCACGAAGGGCAGGGCGTGGCGCCGGAACTGCTGGCGGCCGCGTCCCTGCGCCTGCGCATTCCGCACGACAGCGCCGCGGTCGAGTCGCTGAACGTGGCCGCCGCCGCCGCGATCTGCCTGTTCGAGCAGCGCCGCCGCCATCCGCCGCCAGGCTGA